Proteins from a single region of Palaemon carinicauda isolate YSFRI2023 chromosome 1, ASM3689809v2, whole genome shotgun sequence:
- the LOC137639788 gene encoding acrosomal protein SP-10-like has product MELNIYEFGDAAHNGPIPTIGAGALTRARKRSLSNKNPSGEPHGDNENPSGEPHGDDENPSGEPHGDIENPSGEPHGDDENPSGEPHGVDENPSGEPHGDDENPSGEPHGDDENPSGEPHGDDENPSRGPHGDDENPSGEPHGDDENPSREPHGDNENPSGEPHGDDENPSGEPHGDDENPSGEPHGDDENPSGELHGDDENPSGEPHGDNENPSGEPHGDDENPSGEPHGDDENPSGEPHGDDENPSGEPHGDNENPSGEPHGDNENPSGGPHGDNVKIESIDIGKILYTNIFSLILNSRKTEDRS; this is encoded by the exons ATGGAACTCAACATTTACGAGTTTGGTGACGCGGCGCACAATGGCCCAATACCCACGATTGGCGCTGGAGCTTTAACGCGGGCGAGGAAGCG gtccctcagt AACAAAAATCCTTCCGGAGAGCCGCATGGTGATAATGAAAATCCTTCCGGAGAGCCGCATGGTGATGATGAAAATCCTTCCGGAGAGCCGCATGGTGATATTGAAAATCCTTCCGGAGAGCCGCATGGTGATGATGAAAATCCTTCCGGAGAGCCGCATGGTGTTGATGAAAATCCTTCCGGAGAGCCGCATGGTGATGATGAAAATCCTTCCGGAGAGCCGCATGGTGATGATGAAAATCCTTCCGGAGAGCCGCATGGTGATGATGAAAATCCTTCCAGAGGGCCGCATGGTGATGATGAAAATCCTTCCGGAGAGCCGCATGGTGATGATGAAAATCCTTCCAGAGAGCCACATGGTGATAATGAAAATCCTTCCGGAGAGCCGCATGGTGATGATGAAAATCCTTCCGGAGAGCCGCATGGTGATGATGAAAATCCTTCCGGAGAGCCGCATGGTGATGATGAAAATCCTTCCGGAGAGCTGCATGGTGATGATGAAAATCCTTCCGGAGAGCCGCATGGTGATAATGAAAATCCTTCCGGAGAGCCGCATGGTGATGATGAAAATCCTTCCGGAGAGCCGCATGGTGATGATGAAAATCCTTCCGGAGAGCCGCATGGTGATGATGAAAATCCTTCCGGAGAGCCGCATGGTGATAATGAAAATCCTTCCGGAGAGCCGCATGGTGATAATGAAAATCCTTCCGGAGGGCCGCATGGTGATAATGTTAAAATTGAATCCATTGATATCGGTAAAATACTTTATACGaatattttttctctaatattgaATAGCAGAAAGACTGAAGACAG gtcttaa